From Helicobacter sp. MIT 21-1697, a single genomic window includes:
- a CDS encoding CheB methylesterase domain-containing protein, whose product MLMDTIKYHPDTILKSNPCKIVRDKLVVIGASTGGVDALSYIFSRLPANLPPIAVVQHIPQSFGSSFIKRLNTLSQLNICEVTSKTPMKNNCVYIAGGNKHMVIEFAMGSYYAKSLDEELRISRHKPSVDILFRSANNAAGRSALGIILTGMGDDGCIGLKELYDNGAYTLAENEKDCIVFGMPKKAIEVGAVSEILSLDMIIKRIIDYANTPLKKLIKDGGEHSPPPPDNGYII is encoded by the coding sequence ATGTTGATGGATACTATAAAATATCACCCTGATACAATTCTTAAAAGCAATCCTTGCAAAATTGTCCGAGATAAACTTGTTGTTATAGGGGCTTCCACAGGTGGGGTTGATGCGCTTTCATATATTTTCTCTCGTCTCCCTGCTAATCTCCCTCCCATTGCCGTAGTGCAACATATCCCACAAAGTTTTGGCTCTTCATTTATCAAAAGGCTTAATACACTCTCTCAACTTAATATTTGCGAAGTTACCTCCAAAACACCTATGAAAAATAATTGCGTTTATATTGCAGGGGGCAATAAACATATGGTTATAGAATTTGCAATGGGTTCATATTATGCAAAATCGCTTGATGAAGAGCTACGCATATCGCGTCATAAACCAAGTGTAGATATTCTCTTCCGAAGCGCAAATAATGCTGCTGGACGCTCTGCGCTTGGCATAATCCTTACAGGTATGGGCGATGATGGTTGCATAGGACTTAAAGAGCTTTATGATAATGGTGCATACACTCTAGCAGAAAATGAAAAAGACTGCATAGTATTTGGTATGCCCAAAAAAGCAATAGAAGTAGGTGCTGTAAGCGAGATTCTAAGCCTTGATATGATCATTAAGCGTATTATTGATTATGCAAATACACCACTGAAAAAATTAATAAAAGATGGAGGTGAGCATTCACCCCCTCCCCCGGATAATGGTTATATAATTTAA
- a CDS encoding CheR family methyltransferase — MLILDNTQLAIIKERLYKYSGIFLNDSKLTMIKNRIYRLMQETRIDNIDSLLSSIESNLKIQQQFINSFTTNKTDFFREYFHFEDMIDRCLPALFKLNKPIKIYCCASSTGQEPYSIAMSVLYAKKLYGSSTPVSIIATDIDTDMLQKSAEGIYTIDFKIDKFPDWFDINEYFEPIEDKTSSVPLFKVKDKLKSMIAFKQLNLFDKHYPFMHEEFDILFCRNVLIYFKQEDQPKVLSKLIDTLCINGTFYLGHSETLYDLQEKFKKLGNKTFIKIKA, encoded by the coding sequence ATGCTCATACTTGATAACACACAACTCGCCATTATTAAGGAGCGGTTGTATAAATATAGTGGTATTTTTTTAAATGATTCTAAACTTACGATGATAAAAAATAGAATCTATCGCCTTATGCAGGAAACACGCATTGATAATATTGATTCATTGCTTTCAAGCATTGAAAGCAATCTAAAAATTCAACAACAATTTATCAATAGTTTCACCACGAATAAAACAGATTTTTTTCGTGAATATTTTCATTTTGAAGATATGATTGATCGTTGCCTCCCTGCACTTTTTAAGCTCAATAAACCTATCAAAATTTACTGCTGCGCAAGTTCAACAGGACAAGAGCCTTATTCTATTGCTATGAGCGTTTTATACGCAAAAAAGCTTTATGGTAGTTCCACACCTGTAAGCATTATCGCCACAGACATTGATACAGATATGTTGCAAAAATCAGCAGAAGGCATTTATACGATTGATTTTAAAATAGACAAATTTCCAGATTGGTTTGATATTAATGAATATTTTGAACCTATTGAGGATAAGACCTCATCTGTGCCTTTATTTAAAGTCAAAGATAAGCTTAAATCAATGATTGCTTTCAAACAGCTTAATCTTTTTGACAAACATTATCCTTTTATGCACGAAGAATTTGACATACTTTTTTGTCGCAATGTGCTTATTTACTTCAAACAAGAAGATCAGCCAAAGGTTCTCTCAAAACTCATTGATACTTTGTGTATCAATGGCACATTTTATTTAGGGCATTCTGAAACTCTTTATGATCTCCAAGAAAAATTTAAAAAGCTTGGCAACAAAACTTTTATTAAAATTAAGGCATAA
- a CDS encoding Do family serine endopeptidase, translating to MKYASLYFFISALFITHILAIDFQEAPVIQKRVNPQQNSDTLYSFNSSIESAKKAVVNISTQKNVSNQLPNYPMFNDPFFRQFFGDIYGQIPKERVERSLGSGVIISSDGYIITNNHVIEDADKVLVSLSEGTKEYTAKVIGTDARSDLAVIKIDQKNLSPITFAQSSNVLIGDVVFAIGNPFGVGETITQGIVSALNKSGIGINDYENFIQTDASINPGNSGGALVDSRGALIGINTAILSRTGGNHGVGFAIPSDMAKKIAKELIEKGGIKRGFLGVGIQDINNDIKESYGDNSGAVVISLEPQSPAAKAGLMVWDLITHVNGKKISNAAELKNLIGMLSPNEKVVVKFIRDKQERVTQITLGELPDTKSSQTSSPQNTPNGSTSSVEGLSVEALSQAQRQRYRVPNNIDGVIVTRVNPNSKAQQAGFEVGDIIAQVENMAIKKPMDLSNAFARFKGKNKRILVYSANGTKTIMMK from the coding sequence ATGAAATATGCGAGTCTATATTTCTTTATCAGTGCGCTCTTTATAACTCATATTTTAGCTATTGATTTTCAAGAAGCGCCAGTGATTCAAAAACGTGTCAATCCTCAACAAAATAGTGATACGCTTTACTCTTTTAACTCCTCCATAGAAAGTGCAAAAAAAGCTGTTGTGAATATTTCTACGCAAAAAAATGTCAGCAATCAGCTTCCTAATTACCCAATGTTTAACGACCCATTTTTTCGGCAGTTTTTTGGCGATATTTATGGACAGATTCCCAAAGAGCGCGTAGAACGTAGTCTAGGAAGTGGCGTAATTATCTCAAGTGATGGATATATTATTACCAATAATCACGTGATTGAAGATGCCGATAAAGTGCTTGTTTCACTTTCTGAAGGCACAAAAGAATACACTGCTAAAGTCATTGGCACAGATGCACGAAGCGATTTAGCAGTGATTAAAATTGATCAAAAAAACCTCTCTCCTATCACCTTTGCCCAAAGTAGCAATGTTCTTATAGGTGATGTGGTGTTTGCCATTGGAAATCCCTTTGGCGTGGGCGAAACAATCACCCAAGGCATTGTCTCTGCACTCAATAAAAGTGGCATTGGCATCAATGATTATGAAAATTTTATCCAAACTGATGCTTCAATCAATCCGGGTAATTCAGGTGGGGCATTGGTAGATTCTCGTGGAGCACTCATTGGGATTAATACAGCTATTCTCTCGCGCACAGGTGGTAATCACGGCGTGGGCTTTGCGATACCTTCAGATATGGCAAAAAAAATCGCTAAAGAACTTATTGAAAAAGGTGGGATTAAACGTGGATTCTTGGGTGTGGGAATCCAAGATATTAATAATGATATTAAAGAAAGTTATGGCGATAATAGTGGTGCAGTAGTTATCAGCCTAGAGCCTCAATCTCCAGCGGCAAAAGCAGGGCTTATGGTATGGGATTTAATCACGCACGTTAATGGCAAAAAAATCTCAAATGCAGCCGAGCTCAAAAACCTTATTGGTATGCTCTCTCCCAATGAAAAAGTTGTCGTAAAATTTATCCGCGATAAACAAGAGCGTGTAACTCAAATCACACTTGGAGAATTGCCTGATACAAAATCAAGCCAAACTTCTTCTCCACAAAATACGCCAAATGGTTCTACCTCAAGCGTAGAGGGTTTAAGTGTAGAAGCACTGAGTCAAGCTCAACGTCAGCGTTATAGAGTGCCAAACAATATTGATGGTGTAATCGTTACTCGTGTCAATCCTAATTCAAAAGCTCAACAAGCAGGATTTGAGGTGGGCGATATTATTGCACAAGTTGAAAATATGGCTATTAAAAAACCAATGGATTTAAGCAATGCATTTGCACGTTTTAAGGGTAAAAACAAGAGAATTTTGGTTTATAGTGCTAATGGCACAAAAACAATTATGATGAAATAA
- a CDS encoding FtsK/SpoIIIE family DNA translocase, whose translation MGNFGIHLAHLNISIFGYVAYAYPLFLFYPAYCLYKHSNLTFRRLELIVSFSLFFVALLILQSLLSHKGSFGNSLILFLKDYIGYFGIWVLDLFFFLFSWLISTQHNIDLLFKQIQNKILVGFDFLKHSIASSYSFIKKLLAHCVVSITPFLQKLFAKNTQDVLDLQTATQERTTQAHYDFRDVIIEETFDETHSSSPQTESVNTESTNAMEQPPLDTLEPTISHKPQVSQLEIVEASEDTNLEDFFKNQVAKHFDMLQNLKLHQHTALSEPALKHSKLKVVAPQQESTPPQESTSSQTDTLFQTSDTKEISTPPPRPINPNVFLQTAPKQESSITPIHIKDENIKAAAQAPTQPKQDSHTNATLFNYAQYDDNLQTQMPHFEPFPPLTPIQSEIEPPIPPKEKMPQHTQNTIQSNPQNTISHTMAQTPNINIQETPAENANWIDSIVQEIPQEQNPKPKPSRIQVTELAENKTLLDNLEYGKVNKPLHFKLPPISLLNQPLEEKNEIDESEIDRKIEDLLAKLKDLNIEGDIVRTYSGPIVTTFEFRPAPHIKVSKILALENDLAMALRARSIRIQAPIPGKDVVGIEIPNNTMQTIYLREVLASDLFKSSTSPLTLALGKDIIGNPFITDLKKAPHLLIAGTTGSGKSVGINAMILSLLYKNAPDNLKLLMIDPKKVEFSIYADIPHLITPIITQPKKAIIGLNSALAEMDRRYDLMSEMRTKDIDSYNHKIINEDGEKFPYLVIIIDELADLMMTGGKEVEFSLARIAQMGRACGIHLIVATQRPSAEILTGLIRTNLPSRISYKVSKNAESRIILDTFGAESLLGNGDMLFTPPREGGVIRLHAPWNTEEEIEKVVEFIKSQQSVEYDKNFMLDEKENLMSENTENLGSENNDLLTEAKNIILQDKKTSASYLQRRLSIGYNKAANIIEQLEREGFLSAPNVKGVREILGEGTLRND comes from the coding sequence GTGGGTAATTTTGGCATACATTTAGCTCATCTTAATATCAGCATCTTTGGCTATGTCGCCTATGCGTATCCGCTTTTTTTATTTTACCCTGCATATTGTCTTTATAAACATTCAAATCTCACTTTTAGGCGACTTGAACTTATTGTATCTTTTTCACTTTTTTTTGTAGCATTATTGATTTTACAATCTCTTCTCTCCCATAAAGGCTCTTTTGGCAATAGTCTTATACTCTTTTTAAAGGATTACATTGGCTATTTTGGTATATGGGTGCTTGATTTATTCTTTTTTCTTTTTTCGTGGCTTATTTCTACACAACATAACATTGATTTACTTTTCAAACAAATACAAAATAAGATTCTCGTGGGATTTGATTTTTTAAAACATAGCATTGCCTCATCTTATAGCTTCATTAAGAAGCTTTTAGCGCATTGCGTTGTAAGCATTACACCATTTCTACAAAAACTTTTTGCCAAAAATACACAAGATGTGCTTGATTTACAAACTGCTACACAAGAGCGAACCACACAGGCGCATTATGATTTTAGAGATGTCATTATAGAAGAAACTTTTGATGAAACACACTCCTCCTCTCCTCAAACAGAATCTGTAAATACAGAATCTACAAATGCTATGGAACAACCACCATTGGATACTTTAGAGCCTACAATATCGCACAAGCCTCAAGTATCTCAATTAGAAATTGTTGAAGCCTCTGAAGACACAAACTTGGAGGATTTTTTCAAAAATCAAGTTGCAAAACATTTTGATATGCTTCAAAATCTCAAACTCCACCAACACACTGCTCTTTCTGAACCCGCATTGAAGCATTCAAAATTAAAAGTTGTAGCGCCTCAACAAGAATCCACTCCGCCTCAAGAAAGCACATCATCACAAACTGATACCCTATTCCAAACATCAGATACCAAAGAAATTTCCACGCCTCCTCCGCGTCCGATTAACCCTAATGTATTCTTACAAACTGCACCCAAACAAGAATCTTCTATCACTCCCATTCACATCAAAGATGAAAATATAAAAGCTGCTGCACAAGCACCCACTCAACCAAAACAAGATTCTCATACAAATGCAACGCTTTTTAATTATGCCCAATATGATGACAATCTCCAAACACAAATGCCCCATTTTGAGCCATTCCCACCACTTACGCCCATACAATCAGAGATTGAACCACCTATCCCACCCAAAGAAAAAATGCCCCAACACACACAAAACACTATACAATCAAATCCCCAAAATACCATCTCTCACACTATGGCACAAACACCCAATATCAATATTCAAGAGACACCAGCAGAAAATGCAAATTGGATAGATTCTATCGTGCAAGAAATCCCACAAGAGCAAAACCCAAAACCAAAGCCAAGCAGAATCCAAGTAACAGAACTTGCTGAAAATAAAACACTGCTTGATAACCTTGAATATGGCAAAGTCAATAAACCACTTCATTTTAAACTTCCTCCCATAAGTCTTCTGAATCAGCCATTGGAGGAAAAAAATGAGATTGATGAGAGCGAAATTGATAGAAAGATAGAAGATTTATTAGCAAAGCTCAAAGACCTCAATATAGAGGGAGATATTGTGCGCACTTATTCGGGACCTATTGTTACAACCTTTGAATTTCGCCCAGCTCCTCATATTAAAGTAAGCAAGATTCTTGCCCTTGAAAATGATTTGGCTATGGCGTTGCGTGCGCGTTCAATTCGTATCCAAGCTCCTATTCCGGGAAAAGATGTGGTAGGAATTGAGATTCCCAATAATACGATGCAGACAATTTATTTGCGTGAGGTTTTAGCATCTGATTTATTTAAGAGTTCTACTTCGCCACTTACCCTCGCACTTGGTAAAGATATTATCGGCAATCCTTTTATCACAGATTTAAAAAAAGCTCCTCATCTGCTCATTGCGGGCACGACAGGAAGTGGTAAGAGCGTGGGGATTAATGCAATGATTCTCTCTTTGCTATATAAAAATGCACCTGATAATCTCAAACTTCTTATGATTGACCCAAAAAAGGTAGAATTTAGCATATATGCAGATATTCCTCATCTTATCACCCCCATTATTACCCAACCCAAAAAAGCCATTATAGGCTTAAATAGTGCGCTAGCTGAAATGGATAGACGATATGACCTAATGAGCGAAATGCGCACCAAAGACATTGATAGCTATAATCACAAGATAATAAATGAGGATGGAGAGAAATTCCCTTATCTTGTGATTATCATTGATGAATTAGCAGATTTGATGATGACAGGAGGCAAGGAAGTAGAATTTTCCCTTGCGAGAATCGCTCAAATGGGACGCGCTTGTGGCATACATCTTATCGTGGCAACCCAGCGTCCAAGTGCGGAAATTCTTACAGGACTCATCAGAACAAATCTTCCTTCGCGCATTAGCTATAAGGTGAGTAAAAATGCAGAATCTAGAATCATTCTTGATACTTTTGGAGCAGAATCTTTGCTTGGTAATGGCGATATGCTTTTTACACCTCCACGTGAAGGTGGAGTGATACGTTTGCACGCACCTTGGAATACAGAGGAAGAAATTGAGAAAGTTGTTGAATTTATCAAATCACAGCAAAGTGTAGAATATGATAAAAATTTTATGCTTGATGAAAAGGAGAATCTTATGAGCGAAAATACAGAGAATCTAGGTAGCGAAAATAATGATTTACTCACAGAGGCAAAAAATATTATTTTGCAAGATAAAAAAACATCTGCAAGCTATTTGCAACGGCGCTTGTCCATTGGCTACAACAAAGCAGCAAACATTATTGAGCAACTTGAACGCGAAGGATTCTTATCTGCGCCTAATGTCAAAGGTGTGCGAGAGATATTAGGAGAAGGCACTTTGAGGAATGATTAA
- a CDS encoding branched-chain amino acid transaminase: MKEAQFIWKDGTLVPWAEATTHILSHTLHYGNAAFEGTRAYMTKQGLAIFRLKDHTKRLLDSAKIVCIKSPYTQQELERAHIELLRANRNDYQGNVYMRPIIYLGYGVMGVSHIKAPVNVAIAAWEWGAYLGDEGINNGIRVKTSSFVRNPAKAFMGKAKVAANYLNSQMAKHEALSCGCDEALLLDDNGFVAEGSGECFFIVRNGKLITPPHANTLESITQATTIEIAKDMGIPFEQRNITRDEVYIADEAFFTGTAAEITPIRELDARIIGNGTAGEITKSLQRAYFAVVNGENPRYEHYLTYIDKEK, from the coding sequence ATGAAAGAAGCACAATTTATTTGGAAAGATGGCACTCTTGTGCCGTGGGCTGAAGCTACGACACATATTTTGAGCCATACATTACATTATGGTAATGCTGCCTTTGAAGGCACAAGAGCCTATATGACAAAGCAGGGATTAGCTATTTTTCGTCTAAAAGATCACACAAAGCGACTTTTAGATTCTGCTAAAATTGTATGTATTAAGTCTCCTTATACACAGCAAGAACTAGAACGCGCACACATTGAACTCTTAAGGGCAAATAGAAATGATTATCAAGGCAATGTGTATATGCGCCCGATTATTTATTTGGGCTATGGTGTTATGGGAGTTAGTCATATTAAAGCTCCTGTAAATGTTGCAATTGCTGCGTGGGAGTGGGGAGCATATCTTGGTGATGAGGGCATAAATAATGGTATTAGAGTCAAAACAAGCTCTTTTGTTCGTAATCCCGCAAAAGCTTTTATGGGCAAGGCAAAGGTAGCTGCTAATTATCTTAATTCTCAAATGGCAAAGCACGAGGCGCTTTCTTGTGGTTGTGATGAGGCATTGCTCCTTGATGATAATGGTTTTGTGGCAGAAGGGAGTGGCGAATGCTTTTTTATTGTGCGAAATGGTAAGCTCATCACTCCACCACACGCGAATACTTTAGAATCTATCACTCAAGCGACAACCATAGAAATTGCTAAAGATATGGGAATACCATTTGAGCAGCGAAATATTACGCGCGATGAGGTATATATTGCTGATGAAGCCTTTTTTACAGGCACAGCAGCAGAGATTACACCTATAAGAGAGCTTGATGCTCGTATCATTGGTAATGGCACAGCAGGGGAGATTACAAAATCTCTCCAAAGAGCATATTTTGCTGTTGTTAATGGAGAGAATCCGCGTTATGAGCATTATTTGACTTATATTGACAAGGAGAAATAA
- a CDS encoding SPFH domain-containing protein, giving the protein MPIDLNEHLKKKRAQLDENKAESKNESTKGGNGGGNRPSGNNNRGNNNGGFNIESFPMPSMPSGKSLGVLVVIVLLIIIFIAARPFVIVNAGEVGIKVTTGKYDPKPLDPGLHFFVPIIQDVILVDAKVRTINFSRSEDMGNVGREQSILRNDAINVMDTSGMTISIELTVQYQLERDKVPATIAEYGTLWEQKIINPVIRDVVRSAVGNYPTEELPTKRDEVASLIYTGFKSKLDATPNQPVKLVSIQLREIVLPEQVKTRIEGVELAKRDAQKAKEEANALRERAKGKADALEIEAKGQSEANRLVNESLSQRLLDLRQIETQGKFNEALKENTNAQIFLTPGGAVPNIWVDSKNKQKSTAIGQ; this is encoded by the coding sequence ATGCCTATTGACTTAAATGAGCACCTCAAGAAAAAACGTGCGCAGCTTGATGAAAACAAAGCTGAATCCAAAAATGAATCCACAAAAGGTGGCAATGGTGGTGGGAATCGTCCAAGTGGGAATAACAATCGGGGGAATAATAATGGTGGATTCAATATAGAATCTTTCCCTATGCCTTCTATGCCAAGCGGTAAGTCTCTTGGTGTACTTGTGGTTATTGTGTTGTTAATTATTATTTTTATTGCAGCGCGTCCATTTGTGATTGTCAATGCTGGAGAAGTAGGGATTAAAGTAACCACAGGGAAATATGACCCAAAGCCTCTTGACCCGGGATTGCACTTTTTTGTGCCTATCATTCAAGATGTAATCCTTGTAGATGCAAAAGTGAGGACTATCAATTTTTCGCGTAGCGAGGATATGGGTAATGTAGGGCGAGAGCAGAGCATATTACGCAATGATGCGATAAATGTTATGGATACAAGCGGTATGACAATTTCTATTGAACTTACCGTGCAATATCAGCTTGAACGCGATAAAGTTCCTGCAACTATTGCAGAATACGGCACTTTATGGGAGCAAAAAATTATCAATCCTGTTATTCGTGATGTGGTGCGAAGTGCAGTAGGTAATTATCCCACAGAAGAGCTTCCTACTAAACGCGATGAAGTAGCGAGTCTTATTTACACAGGTTTTAAAAGCAAACTTGATGCTACGCCCAATCAGCCTGTAAAGCTTGTATCAATTCAACTCCGCGAGATTGTGTTGCCAGAACAGGTTAAAACGCGTATTGAAGGTGTTGAGCTTGCAAAAAGAGATGCGCAAAAGGCTAAGGAAGAAGCAAATGCTTTGCGTGAGCGTGCAAAAGGTAAGGCTGATGCTTTAGAGATTGAAGCAAAAGGTCAAAGTGAAGCAAACCGACTTGTAAATGAAAGCCTTTCACAACGTTTGCTTGATTTGCGCCAAATTGAAACACAAGGAAAATTTAATGAGGCATTAAAAGAAAATACAAATGCACAAATCTTCCTTACACCCGGTGGAGCAGTGCCAAATATTTGGGTAGATTCCAAAAATAAGCAAAAAAGCACCGCAATAGGACAATAA
- the hisIE gene encoding bifunctional phosphoribosyl-AMP cyclohydrolase/phosphoribosyl-ATP diphosphatase HisIE — MQDVVGQIDWKRYELIPTIVQEKQSQQILMLAYSSKQSLELSLQTHLGHYFSRSKQRIWQKGEQSGHIQHIKEVRLDCDNDSLLFIVEQVGAACHTGAQSCFFHTFSLDKSCQNIPIFSPQKYPMGIYHILDELYHIIEQRRYESVKDSYSASLLAKGANGIGKKIIEEAGELCFALKDRDEEAIIYECADLFYHILVGLALEHIAPERILQELRRRMGQSGIEEKASRKH, encoded by the coding sequence ATGCAAGATGTGGTTGGGCAAATTGATTGGAAACGTTATGAGCTTATTCCAACTATCGTGCAAGAAAAGCAATCTCAACAGATTCTTATGTTGGCTTATTCGTCAAAGCAATCTCTTGAATTGAGTTTGCAAACACATCTTGGACATTACTTTTCACGTTCTAAACAGAGAATCTGGCAAAAAGGTGAGCAAAGTGGGCACATACAACATATCAAAGAAGTAAGGCTTGATTGTGATAATGATAGCTTGCTTTTTATTGTAGAGCAAGTAGGTGCGGCTTGTCATACGGGAGCGCAAAGCTGCTTTTTTCATACATTTTCACTTGATAAGAGTTGTCAAAATATTCCTATTTTTTCACCACAAAAATATCCTATGGGCATATATCATATACTTGATGAGCTTTATCATATTATAGAACAAAGAAGGTATGAGAGCGTAAAGGATTCTTATAGTGCTTCACTTCTTGCCAAAGGTGCAAATGGTATAGGCAAAAAAATCATTGAAGAGGCAGGGGAATTGTGCTTTGCGCTTAAGGATAGAGATGAGGAAGCTATTATCTATGAATGCGCAGATTTATTTTATCATATACTTGTAGGCTTAGCTTTAGAGCATATTGCACCAGAGCGTATTTTGCAAGAGCTTCGTAGGCGTATGGGGCAAAGTGGCATAGAGGAAAAAGCCTCACGAAAGCATTAA
- a CDS encoding DUF2393 domain-containing protein: protein MVEKLKTLLIQMVSYLSIYEIAVLLGIFFVFIMIFTLGLLLRGRRFIASFFFFLSILVIFSAPIVLQFVMQRVLYPIDVGITSAHAMQYTKGFFVAGHITHKGKIAINECHIAVNEVRDDKNNKVLQVLNTIMPKSSSGTTISIDIGVGQSNDFAVIVPHFEAKEPFLYRIYVDCYFSNKFAQKMQKNNHKQDIDILKPQIPQPEVLPQAPKQEEQEKESEQEEHITEPIQDLSQETQERREEQNSQHNIADESSETSEDKNLNEEAQVQGA, encoded by the coding sequence ATGGTAGAAAAACTCAAAACACTCCTTATACAAATGGTGTCTTATTTGTCTATATATGAGATTGCAGTATTGCTTGGGATTTTTTTTGTTTTTATTATGATTTTTACACTTGGTTTATTGCTGCGAGGAAGGAGATTTATCGCAAGTTTTTTCTTTTTTCTTTCTATATTGGTGATTTTTTCTGCTCCTATTGTATTGCAATTTGTAATGCAACGCGTGTTATACCCCATAGATGTAGGTATCACAAGTGCGCACGCTATGCAATATACCAAAGGTTTTTTTGTGGCAGGGCATATCACACATAAGGGAAAAATTGCCATTAATGAATGTCATATTGCTGTGAATGAGGTGCGTGATGATAAGAATAATAAGGTTTTGCAAGTGTTGAATACGATTATGCCAAAAAGCTCATCGGGGACAACTATTAGCATTGATATTGGAGTAGGGCAGAGCAATGATTTTGCGGTAATTGTCCCACATTTTGAAGCAAAAGAACCATTTTTATATAGAATCTATGTGGATTGTTATTTTTCAAATAAATTCGCACAAAAAATGCAAAAAAATAATCACAAGCAAGATATAGATATTTTAAAGCCACAAATTCCACAGCCTGAAGTTTTACCTCAAGCTCCAAAACAAGAAGAACAAGAAAAAGAATCTGAACAAGAGGAACACATAACAGAGCCGATACAAGATTTATCACAAGAGACACAAGAGCGTAGGGAGGAGCAAAATTCTCAACACAATATAGCCGATGAGAGTAGCGAAACTAGTGAAGATAAGAATCTTAACGAGGAGGCACAAGTTCAAGGAGCGTAA
- a CDS encoding metallophosphoesterase: MQDIPHFAQMQNAIFPFIGSFVFIVLHIYIYKALLKSLSAKLFVRFMWKIFTYFNAISCIAYLFLRNSAYVPQVIYFLLSLCLGITFLFAMAAFLYQCCSIIIITLRTKSARARWRHRTKVSILLLTLIVLVFGTYNGAKKPDIVHINIELEGLNTPIKAAVLSDVHIGGLMEESKVKQIVKMTNELNADMIFLIGDIVDAPLKNVQNALKELKNLRANEGIFYVLGNHEYFHDVENILKELKSFGFHILVNQNYTLKNTLNIVGIADFMGWRVGYLEPNIDEAFKNIDPHLPTILLAHQPKIIDYLKAPYDKVDLVVSGHTHGGQIFPFSLAMLLQQPFISELHTLKNLYQTKVYVSQGTGFWGPPMRIGSKHEITLLELVPPR, encoded by the coding sequence ATGCAGGATATACCACATTTTGCGCAGATGCAAAATGCTATATTTCCTTTTATAGGTTCATTTGTTTTTATTGTGCTCCATATTTATATTTACAAAGCACTACTCAAATCGCTTTCCGCTAAACTTTTTGTGCGCTTTATGTGGAAAATCTTTACCTACTTTAATGCTATAAGTTGTATAGCATATCTCTTTTTACGCAATAGTGCTTATGTGCCACAAGTAATTTATTTTCTGCTTTCGCTTTGCTTAGGCATTACCTTTTTGTTTGCAATGGCTGCTTTTTTGTATCAATGCTGCTCCATTATCATAATCACACTGCGCACCAAATCCGCTCGTGCTCGCTGGAGACACAGGACAAAAGTAAGTATTTTGCTCCTTACTCTTATCGTCCTTGTCTTTGGCACTTATAATGGCGCAAAAAAACCTGATATTGTGCATATAAATATTGAATTAGAAGGATTAAACACACCTATTAAAGCAGCAGTTTTAAGTGATGTGCATATCGGTGGGCTTATGGAGGAAAGTAAAGTCAAACAAATTGTCAAAATGACAAATGAGCTTAATGCAGATATGATATTTCTCATCGGAGACATCGTAGATGCACCACTAAAAAATGTGCAAAATGCCCTCAAAGAGCTCAAAAATCTTAGGGCAAATGAGGGCATATTCTATGTATTGGGCAATCACGAATACTTCCACGATGTAGAAAATATCCTTAAAGAGCTCAAATCATTTGGATTCCATATACTTGTCAATCAAAATTACACTCTCAAAAATACACTCAATATTGTAGGAATAGCTGATTTTATGGGTTGGCGAGTAGGATATTTAGAACCAAATATTGATGAGGCATTTAAAAATATAGATCCTCATCTCCCTACAATTCTCCTCGCACATCAACCTAAAATCATTGATTACCTCAAAGCACCTTATGATAAAGTTGATTTAGTAGTAAGCGGACATACACACGGCGGACAAATTTTTCCATTCTCCCTTGCTATGCTCTTGCAGCAACCTTTTATCTCCGAATTACATACATTAAAGAATCTTTATCAAACAAAAGTATATGTCTCACAAGGCACAGGGTTTTGGGGACCACCTATGCGTATAGGGAGCAAGCACGAAATTACGCTCCTTGAACTTGTGCCTCCTCGTTAA